A part of Sinorhizobium chiapasense genomic DNA contains:
- a CDS encoding arylsulfatase, giving the protein MTRRAGICNLIAFTCAAALWGGGAQAQSQESRKPNILFIVSDDTGYGDLGPYGGGEGRGMPTPSIDKLANEGMTFFSFYAQPSCTPGRAAMQTGRIPNRSGMTTVAFQGQGGGLPAAEWTLASVLKRGGYHTYFTGKWHLGEADYALPNAQGYDEMKYAGLYHLNAYTYGDPTWFPDMDPELRAMFQKVTKGALSGKAGGPVTEDFKVNGQYVDTPVIDGKPGVVGVPFFDSYVEKAAIEFLDEAAKTPDEPFFINVNFMKVHQPNMPAPEFEHKSLSKSKFADSIVELDTRIGRIMDKLRETGMDRNTLVFYTTDNGAWQDVYPDAGYTPFRGSKGTLREGGNRVPAIAVWPGKIKPNAKNHEILGGLDLMATFASVAGVPLPDKDREDKPIIFDSYDMTPVLLGSGKSPRKTWFYFTENELSPGAVRVGNYKFVFNLRGDDGRATGGLAVDSNLGWKGPESYVATVPQVFDLWQDPQERYDIFMNNFTERTWMGVVMGEEIKKIMATYVEYPPRKSQSLTYNGPITLSDYEKFEWAREQLAKEGIRIPIPTGN; this is encoded by the coding sequence ATGACGCGAAGAGCCGGCATCTGCAATCTCATTGCATTTACATGTGCAGCAGCTCTTTGGGGAGGGGGCGCGCAGGCTCAATCCCAAGAGTCGCGAAAACCCAACATCCTGTTCATCGTATCTGACGACACCGGGTATGGTGACCTTGGCCCCTACGGGGGCGGCGAGGGGCGCGGCATGCCGACGCCCAGCATCGATAAGTTGGCAAATGAAGGAATGACCTTCTTTTCGTTTTATGCGCAACCGAGTTGCACTCCTGGTCGTGCGGCTATGCAGACAGGGCGTATCCCCAACCGCAGCGGCATGACCACGGTTGCCTTCCAAGGCCAGGGGGGCGGGCTGCCAGCGGCGGAATGGACGCTTGCGTCAGTCTTGAAGCGTGGCGGCTATCACACCTACTTCACCGGCAAGTGGCATTTGGGCGAAGCCGACTACGCGCTGCCGAATGCGCAGGGCTATGACGAGATGAAGTACGCCGGGCTCTATCATCTCAATGCCTACACCTATGGAGATCCGACCTGGTTCCCGGATATGGATCCGGAACTAAGGGCGATGTTCCAAAAGGTCACCAAAGGAGCGCTCTCTGGCAAAGCCGGCGGGCCGGTGACCGAGGACTTCAAAGTGAACGGTCAATATGTCGACACTCCCGTGATCGACGGAAAGCCAGGTGTTGTTGGCGTTCCCTTCTTCGACAGCTATGTCGAGAAGGCGGCGATCGAATTCCTCGATGAAGCGGCAAAAACTCCAGATGAGCCGTTCTTCATCAATGTGAACTTCATGAAGGTTCACCAGCCAAATATGCCGGCTCCTGAATTCGAGCACAAATCGCTATCGAAGTCGAAATTCGCCGACTCGATAGTGGAACTCGACACACGCATCGGCCGGATCATGGACAAGCTGCGTGAAACCGGCATGGATCGGAACACCCTTGTCTTCTACACGACCGACAACGGGGCCTGGCAGGACGTCTATCCGGATGCCGGCTACACGCCCTTCCGTGGCTCAAAAGGTACGCTTCGCGAGGGTGGCAATCGGGTTCCGGCAATCGCGGTGTGGCCCGGCAAGATCAAGCCTAATGCAAAGAACCATGAAATTCTGGGCGGGCTCGACCTAATGGCGACTTTCGCCTCTGTCGCTGGCGTGCCACTTCCCGACAAGGATCGCGAGGACAAGCCGATCATCTTTGACAGCTATGACATGACGCCAGTTTTGCTGGGGTCTGGGAAATCACCGCGCAAAACGTGGTTCTACTTCACCGAGAACGAACTGTCTCCCGGTGCAGTCCGCGTAGGCAATTACAAATTTGTCTTCAATCTGCGCGGTGACGACGGTCGCGCCACGGGTGGCTTGGCGGTTGACTCCAATTTGGGCTGGAAGGGGCCGGAGAGCTACGTTGCCACTGTTCCGCAGGTGTTTGATCTCTGGCAGGACCCGCAGGAACGCTACGATATCTTTATGAACAACTTCACCGAACGCACGTGGATGGGTGTCGTCATGGGCGAGGAGATCAAGAAGATCATGGCGACATACGTCGAGTACCCCCCAAGGAAATCTCAAAGCCTGACGTATAACGGCCCCATCACGCTATCGGACTACGAGAAGTTTGAATGGGCACGAGAGCAACTGGCGAAAGAAGGCATTCGCATTCCCATACCGACAGGGAATTAA
- a CDS encoding tetratricopeptide repeat protein — protein sequence MHPGGGVTVIRAWSTNVRDALVAFLLPFATLATTVAAETRSVWPDPLVAPHVGFADETICASCHAEQTAAFARSDHAKAMAVADETTVRASFDDTRFEHDGVETRFFKRDNRFFVRTEGSDGALSDFEVKYTFGYHPLQQYLVDIGGGRLQALDIAWDAAKEEWIWLGKGSAPKPGSTYHWTGPFYRWNRTCIDCHSTDARNNFQPETGKYKSTYVATSVGCQSCHGGGARHVNWAQNPSMGSAAQSGAVMPKGDAGTCYACHSRRIKLLDGFGPGKAYLDYFSPALMRQDLYFPDGQILDEVFEYGSFQQSKMARAGVVCVDCHDAHAGTVRAEANALCTQCHAEPGSRRFAGYDPTGAFDTIAHTRHPTGSEGAQCVNCHMPQRTYMKVDPRRDHSFVVPRPDLSERYGIPNACTSCHEGKTNSWAAAQMDAWYGKTWRDRPTVAHAFASAAKGDRSSVEALRNFLADRKQSGFVRASAVAEIARVAGSASAPDVKAAATDHDALVRLGAAEAATNLPPDFRLDAIGVLLEDQARAVRVAAATALAGTQLELLGNERRAFGKAADDLKAYAEANADVAEVQGRYGLFLSGQGRVDEAEKVLLQAIVLDPTLAGSHVNLAEHYRLAGQNDKSERAYAAAVRSLPDNADLRYGHGLALVRTKVMTEAIEELEAALRLEPSDARYRTTLALALDAVGRTEEAYALLDKIIVDRTEDPDLMGTAIGLALKLGRHGEALTITERLARLQPDNSKVAALLARLRNALGK from the coding sequence TTGCATCCGGGCGGAGGTGTGACGGTGATCAGAGCATGGTCCACGAACGTAAGAGATGCGCTCGTCGCCTTTCTTCTCCCCTTTGCCACCCTTGCCACGACAGTGGCCGCGGAGACCCGCTCGGTGTGGCCCGATCCGCTGGTCGCTCCTCACGTCGGGTTCGCTGACGAGACGATTTGCGCTTCCTGTCACGCTGAGCAGACAGCCGCGTTTGCAAGGTCCGACCATGCCAAGGCAATGGCCGTCGCCGATGAAACAACGGTGCGCGCCAGCTTCGACGACACCCGGTTCGAGCACGATGGCGTCGAGACCCGCTTTTTCAAGCGAGACAACCGCTTCTTCGTCCGCACCGAGGGATCCGACGGCGCGCTTTCCGATTTCGAGGTCAAATACACTTTTGGATACCACCCGTTGCAACAATACTTGGTCGATATCGGTGGCGGCCGGTTGCAGGCGCTGGACATCGCCTGGGATGCCGCAAAGGAAGAGTGGATCTGGCTCGGCAAGGGCAGCGCTCCCAAGCCCGGATCGACCTACCATTGGACCGGACCATTCTATCGTTGGAACCGCACCTGCATCGACTGTCATTCCACCGATGCGCGCAACAATTTCCAGCCAGAGACAGGCAAATACAAATCGACCTATGTAGCGACCAGCGTCGGGTGCCAGTCCTGTCATGGCGGCGGTGCCCGCCATGTGAATTGGGCGCAAAACCCGTCGATGGGCTCGGCAGCGCAGTCCGGAGCTGTCATGCCAAAGGGTGATGCGGGTACCTGCTACGCCTGCCACTCGCGACGCATCAAGCTTCTCGACGGTTTTGGGCCTGGAAAGGCCTATCTTGATTACTTCTCGCCAGCCCTGATGCGACAGGACCTGTATTTCCCCGACGGCCAGATCCTGGACGAGGTGTTTGAATACGGCTCCTTCCAGCAGAGCAAGATGGCCAGAGCGGGCGTGGTCTGCGTCGACTGCCACGATGCCCATGCTGGCACGGTGCGTGCGGAGGCAAACGCCCTGTGCACGCAATGCCACGCCGAGCCGGGATCGCGGCGATTTGCCGGCTACGACCCAACGGGTGCGTTCGACACGATTGCCCATACGCGTCATCCAACGGGATCGGAGGGCGCGCAGTGCGTGAATTGCCACATGCCGCAACGAACCTACATGAAAGTCGATCCACGTCGGGACCATTCCTTCGTCGTTCCTCGCCCCGACCTCTCGGAAAGGTACGGCATTCCAAACGCATGCACCTCGTGCCACGAAGGCAAGACTAACAGCTGGGCGGCCGCGCAGATGGACGCGTGGTATGGCAAGACGTGGCGCGATCGTCCGACGGTGGCCCATGCGTTCGCGTCCGCAGCCAAGGGCGATCGATCATCGGTCGAAGCCCTGCGGAACTTCCTGGCGGACCGGAAACAGTCGGGGTTCGTCAGAGCCAGCGCGGTTGCCGAGATTGCGCGGGTCGCTGGATCGGCGTCAGCCCCTGACGTCAAGGCGGCCGCGACAGACCATGATGCACTCGTCAGGTTGGGGGCTGCCGAGGCCGCGACCAACCTGCCGCCGGACTTTCGGCTCGACGCAATCGGCGTCCTGCTCGAGGACCAAGCTCGGGCGGTACGTGTGGCGGCTGCCACCGCGCTCGCCGGAACGCAGTTGGAACTGCTCGGAAACGAGCGGCGTGCCTTCGGCAAAGCCGCCGACGATCTGAAGGCTTACGCCGAAGCGAATGCCGACGTCGCTGAGGTGCAAGGCAGGTACGGACTGTTCCTGTCTGGGCAGGGGCGCGTTGATGAAGCCGAAAAGGTCCTTCTGCAGGCTATCGTGCTCGATCCGACGCTTGCAGGTTCCCACGTCAACCTTGCAGAACATTATCGCCTCGCCGGCCAGAATGACAAATCAGAACGTGCATATGCCGCGGCAGTCAGGAGCCTGCCCGACAACGCCGATCTGCGGTACGGGCACGGGCTGGCACTCGTTCGCACGAAGGTAATGACCGAAGCGATCGAAGAACTCGAAGCAGCTCTTCGCCTTGAGCCCAGCGACGCTCGGTATCGAACGACACTTGCACTTGCCCTCGATGCGGTAGGTCGGACGGAGGAGGCGTACGCACTGCTGGACAAAATCATCGTCGATCGGACGGAAGACCCCGACCTCATGGGCACCGCGATCGGATTGGCGTTGAAGCTCGGACGCCACGGCGAAGCTCTGACGATCACAGAGCGGCTCGCAAGGCTGCAACCGGACAACTCGAAAGTGGCTGCGCTCTTAGCGCGACTCCGCAATGCTTTGGGGAAGTAA
- a CDS encoding cytochrome c biogenesis CcdA family protein: protein MSIADISIWTAILAGALSFLSPCVLPLVPPYLCYMAGVSVDQFRGGDAVAIASTRRAVLPAALFFTLGFATVFVALGAGASSVGLLLRQYIDLLSRIGGIIIIVMGLHFLGVFRIGLLAREARFQGGGKPATLSGAYIMGLAFAFGWTPCIGPVLGTILGVAAARDTVSDGALLLAIYSLGLAVPFWIAAGFSGAFMQFLSRFKRHLGLVEKLMGALLVAAGLAFLFGFISAVAIWFQQTFPVLSQIG from the coding sequence TTGTCGATTGCCGATATTTCCATCTGGACCGCCATCCTTGCAGGCGCTCTGTCCTTTCTTTCGCCCTGCGTGCTGCCACTTGTCCCACCCTACCTCTGCTATATGGCCGGGGTCTCCGTTGACCAGTTTCGCGGTGGTGACGCCGTCGCGATTGCCAGCACCCGGCGCGCCGTGCTGCCCGCAGCATTGTTCTTCACGCTCGGATTTGCGACTGTCTTCGTGGCGCTTGGGGCGGGCGCCTCGTCGGTCGGCTTGCTGTTGCGGCAGTATATCGATCTGCTGTCGCGCATCGGCGGCATCATCATCATCGTCATGGGGTTGCATTTCCTCGGCGTCTTCCGCATCGGACTGCTTGCCCGCGAGGCGCGCTTTCAGGGCGGCGGCAAGCCCGCGACATTGTCCGGCGCCTATATCATGGGCCTGGCCTTCGCCTTCGGCTGGACACCCTGCATCGGTCCTGTTCTCGGTACCATTCTCGGGGTCGCTGCGGCGCGCGACACCGTAAGCGACGGGGCACTGCTATTGGCGATCTATTCGCTCGGCCTTGCCGTACCGTTCTGGATCGCGGCCGGTTTTTCCGGGGCGTTCATGCAGTTTCTCTCACGCTTCAAACGCCATCTCGGTCTCGTTGAAAAACTGATGGGCGCACTGCTCGTCGCCGCCGGGCTTGCTTTCCTTTTCGGCTTCATCAGCGCGGTGGCGATCTGGTTCCAGCAGACCTTCCCTGTCCTATCGCAAATCGGGTAA